From the Ralstonia wenshanensis genome, the window AAGATCGCGTTGATCTGCCCCGTGCCAGAACTGGCGAAATACTCGGTGACGACTTCGACGCCCCGGTCATAGGCATCCCAGCCAAGCAGGCCGAGCAGCATGGCCGTGTCGTGCATACCGCCCTCGCCTTCGCACAGCGACGCGTATTCTGGCAGCATCGCGCAGAAGGTCTTCCAGTCGCCCTGCTTCCACAGCTCGACCACACGCAGATCAACCTGCTTGAAGAATTCGCGGCTGATCTGGTGGATGGATTCTTCGGGGCTGCCGTTATCGTTGAAGCGGTGCGAGAGCGATCCGCTGGCGAGGAACGCGACGGTGCTGTCGCTCGCCTCGATGGCTTCGAGCAGCGCGGCGCCGAAGTGGCGGCTTTCATCCAGTTTGTGCCACGCGCACCAGCCCGCGATCGACACAACCTTGAAGTGCTGGTCGCTGTTCATGTATCGCATCGGTACCAGCGTGCCGTACTCCAGCTCGAGGCTGTCGATTTCGTGCGCACGCGTGAACACGCCGCGCGCCGTTGCCGTCTCTGCAATCAATTGGCCCAGCGCCGGATTGCCGGGATAGGCATACCGCATGTCCTTGATGAAATGCGGCAGCTCGTTGCTCGTGTAAACGCCTTCGAAGCGC encodes:
- the hpaD gene encoding 3,4-dihydroxyphenylacetate 2,3-dioxygenase, producing the protein MGKLALAAKITHVPSMYLSELPGKHHGCRAAAIEGHRIIGQRCRDLGVDTIVVSDVHWLVNAGYHVNCNARFEGVYTSNELPHFIKDMRYAYPGNPALGQLIAETATARGVFTRAHEIDSLELEYGTLVPMRYMNSDQHFKVVSIAGWCAWHKLDESRHFGAALLEAIEASDSTVAFLASGSLSHRFNDNGSPEESIHQISREFFKQVDLRVVELWKQGDWKTFCAMLPEYASLCEGEGGMHDTAMLLGLLGWDAYDRGVEVVTEYFASSGTGQINAIFPLPTRGQTGV